One Vespula pensylvanica isolate Volc-1 chromosome 3, ASM1446617v1, whole genome shotgun sequence DNA window includes the following coding sequences:
- the LOC122628087 gene encoding AT-rich interactive domain-containing protein 2: MAKILDKDPVTYERERENFMKDLRHFHETRGTPFRKSPKISGKEIDLYLLYVVVTARGGWIKVNTRNEWASLCEQFHLPNGCVNSGIGLKQIYLRYLDRYEKVHFLGEDGQQADDEDEDSRHRKWSARALHSVPLTYNHHQHNVAESLRDYNGLSSDLYKPSNYDKLALSLLSPLPNEQDFAINVCTLLSNEGKHTLRLDKYPRLVNILLAHAGVFDSPGTRQLFIEVYSRVRNYSINSFWSDVLDSQDVIDLTNEKTFMKKPSTSLHTFSRRKTLEKEKQNKVTVTVQDNEETVTSMDVDGVLPDCSRLDPIGSHQDENFKDQNQNSIKFEEEDKDLFCVGRTLGTQDPYGQRVLQIASILRNLSFTPENAAVLSRNRCFLRFVLLCIRARWSNLHQLGFDILGNIANEIVLKEAGERITDVVLSCVAKGIESQDRFIVISCLEVLNKISQQDSNEEIVTFGLEDSVYELICRFLALSDIALLVYTLECLYALTSLGERPCTSVARVRGAIDTLVALVTVEAQSYGPKACILMRVVETVSTIPTPSNTSQNTPVAAAATTPVASATSSPVPATPATITATSAPVSPASSRPNTPASSSKSTTHKAVETANALQQQHAHQQIIQENEQFALGWLRATFELAPGIRIEQEELYKKYLGCCTKIGRRGVIAPLHFPRCVRSVFGGTIGPNPLKGESTGTQYYEGIRVRATPGQVTYPSQTVIATNTAPIPAVNTTPVKVLPVQQRTIKNISPAPDSTALDNPASGVHRTPAPASPILKAQLSAPPKPPSSSTSNQSQNPVTKVDSKSQVSVSHPHLSQALLASGSQNQQQQQQHSQSVQVVTKEDNRSSTTSSSIIKSLLATKVTASSDCMSSAAATCVSTLTACVTNTTTSIASSISANQLITSNQVAQRQQQQRLLQQQLTGVIQPAAPAATPATILPKASVNSKQKPVITAIPAKKIQRLNGAKYVLTNNCEKTEVNDVNESLNQIVTSTTVILNSTENHISSIVKVCQPPISTTIGTNKSNQRSMCTSIAEDSDSTNNSLASSSGIGGSRDFSCVGAEEDNSLTSFEGILLNGVPTNIDINVQDDGSSKDSSSISSKEKPLQSMMLADLLERKVDKEPILNGVLGKNSINEKGMDLVENHIKKVLKESPTDIKIKNDITESNTMQTEVSEDTLIEAPRGIKRAASESDEMDAKKPKYSNGTTSPDPAVDSTTAESTVSSIKSEEQEDDKDSEKATVSSTAANLYAALAADCIEDETDLDEQVNVNKEEPSSIVKQTPRIFIRQISQQQHQQQQQQKLQQQQQQQQQQQQQQQPQSQQHQQQHQQQHQQQLIVATPRQIVVQQTIQSNNQVIIPATSVKGRQAQTQPQVLLQQSAGGQLQYVVSGGVPGQNYVLAQPQTALVQGQAQTVLVAQTTQQQGTGTKTIIILQPQAAPQPTPQKMVAVTPQGQQVVVTQVPRPILQSPALGNIPPPLVPTSATIPQTSIIVNSSVAQTNPNTVTVTIPAMAQQNPVSASVPSRVVTPTPASTPPPTRPTTPHQAAATHGHSVKPTIKAIKTVSSSTSTEPESKPSTSQLPSENKTITIKIDPNAYLCEWRGCLRQFKTPHEVFLHVCEIHCPTGGEEILCLWGSCDALKRRRFSLMTHLFDRHCNSDAMTLRRKQLTVTGKTEVSTSTPSTPHHPGYAPNAAFHAIKRHALEFVNPKELMQRPTKPAAATSSSSSPRPGQNPPPEQDDNEGPVTKSIRLTAALILRNLVIYSTHGRRHLRAYEPHLAGVALSNVESSRTIAQVLYDMNDQSSSSHR, from the exons AATCTCTTCGCGATTACAATGGTCTTTCGTCCGATCTTTACAAACCATCCAACTACGACAAATTGGCATTGTCGCTTCTTTCGCCTCTTCCAAACGAACAAGACTTCGCGATCAATGTTTGCACGCTTTTGTCAAACGAAGGGAAACATACGTTACGTCTCGATAAGTATCCACGTTTGGTGAACATCCTGCTTGCGCACGCTGGCGTTTTCGATTCGCCTGGTACGCGACAACTTTTCATCGAGGTTTATTCTCGTGTGAGGAACTATTCTATCAATTCGTTTTGGTCGGACGTACTCGATTCGCAAGACGTGATAGACCTTACGAACGAGAAAACCTTTATGAAGAAGCCATCGACGAGCTTACACACGTTCTCCAGGCGGAAAacgttagagaaagagaagcaaaatAAAGTGACGGTAACGGTCCAAGACAACGAGGAAACGGTCACGTCGATGGATGTGGATGGG GTGCTTCCAGACTGTTCACGTCTAGATCCTATTGGTTCTCATCAAGATGAGAATTTTAAAGATCAGAATCAAAATTCGATAAAGTTTGAAGAAGAGGATAAAGACTTGTTTTGCGTCGGTAGAACGTTAGGCACGCAGGATCCGTACGGTCAACGCGTGTTACAGATAGCGTCTATCTTACGAAATCTCAGTTTCACTCCGGAGAATGCCGCGGTGCTAAGCAGGAATCGATGTTTTTTGAGATTCGTATTGTTATGTATAAGAGCAAGATGGAGTAACTTGCATCAACTTGGTTTCGATATACTAGGAAATATAGCAAACGAAATCGTTTTAAAAGAAGCTGGCGAAAGGATAACAGACGTTGTTCTGTCTTGTGTGGCAAAAGGTATCGAGTCGCAAGACAGATTTATCGTTATATCCTGTTTGGAGGTGCTTAATAAGATCAGTCAACAGGATAGTAACGAGGAAATCGTTACGTTTGGTTTGGAAGATAGCGTGTATGAACTTATTTGCAG gTTTTTAGCTCTAAGTGATATAGCTCTTTTAGTTTATACTTTGGAGTGTTTGTACGCTTTAACGTCGTTGGGCGAAAGACCGTGTACTAGTGTCGCGCGGGTACGTGGAGCTATCGATACATTGGTCGCGCTTGTCACCGTCGAAGCACAGAGTTATGGTCCAAAAGCTTGCATTTTGATGAGAGTGGTAGAAACTGTATCTACTATACCCACACCTTCGAATACGTCTCAGAATACtcctgttgctgctgctgccacTACTCCGGTTGCGTCAGCAACATCATCACCCGTGCCAGCTACTCCAGCTACGATTACCGCTACGTCGGCTCCAGTTAGTCCAGCATCTTCTAGACCTAATACACCTGCGTCTTCAAGCAAATCTACAACGCACA aAGCAGTAGAGACAGCTAATGCGCTTCAACAACAACACGCGCATCAACAAATCATTCAGGAGAACGAGCAATTCGCTTTAGGATGGTTAAGAGCTACCTTCGAGCTTGCACCAGGCATACGTATAGAACAAGAGGAACTTTACAAGAAATATCTCGGGTGTTGTACGAAGATCGGCAGGAGAGGAGTAATCGCGCCACTTCATTTTCCCAGATGTGTTAG GTCAGTGTTCGGGGGAACTATTGGTCCAAATCCACTCAAAGGAGAATCAACTGGTACTCAGTATTACGAAGGAATCCGTGTACGGGCTACACCAGGCCAAGTAACTTATCCGAGCCAAACTGTAATTGCGACTAATACAGCTCCGATACCAGCGGTCAACACAACTCCAGTAAAGGTGCTTCCCGTACAACAGCGTACAATCAAGAATATAAGTCCTGCTCCCGATAGCACGGCCCTAGACAATCCTGCATCTGGAGTTCACAGAACTCCAGCCCCTGCATCTCCCATTCTAAAAGCCCAGTTGTCTGCCCCCCCAAAACCACCTTCTTCCAGTACGTCAAATCAATCCCAAAATCCAGTCACCAAGGTTGATTCTAAAAGTCAG GTATCAGTATCTCACCCCCATCTGAGTCAAGCATTGCTGGCCAGTGGATCCCAAAatcaacagcagcagcagcaacactCCCAATCTGTCCAAGTAGTAACAAAAGAAGATAACCGAAGTAGTACTACATCCAGTTCTATAATAAAAAGCCTTTTGGCTACCAAGGTAACAGCCAGCAGTGACTGCATGTCCAGTGCTGCTGCAACTTGTGTGTCTACCCTTACTGCCTGTGTAACAAACACTACCACTAGCATCGCATCCAGCATCAGTGCCAACCAGCTAATAACAAGCAACCAG GTTGCACAACGTCAACAGCAGCAAAGGTTACTGCAACAACAGTTAACAGGCGTGATACAACCCGCAGCTCCTGCAGCTACCCCAGCAACAATACTTCCTAAAGCTTCTGTGAACTCTAAACAAAAACCAGTGATTACAGCTATTCCTGCCAAAAAAATACAGAGACTTAATGGAGCTAAATATGTTTTGACTAACAATTGTGAGAAG acTGAAGTAAATGATGTAAATGAAAGTCTCAACCAAATCGTAACATCAACTACAGTAATTTTGAATTCAACTGAGAATCACATATCCTCGATTGTAAAGGTTTGTCAACCACCGATCTCCACCACAATTGGTACAAACAAGTCCAACCAACGAAGTATGTGTACTTCGATTGCTGAAGATTCTGATTCAACGAACAATTCTTTGGCTTCTAGTAGTGGCATAGGTGGTAGTAGAGATTTTTCCTGTGTTGGTGCTGAAGAAGATAATTCTTTAACGAGTTTTGAAGGAATACTTTTAAATGGTGTACCAACTAACATAGATATTAATGTTCAAGATGATGGATCATCCAAAGATTCATCTAGCATAAGTTCAAAGGAAAAACCGTTGCAAAGTATGATGTTGGCCGATTTATTGGAAAGGAAGGTAGATAAAGAGCCTATTTTAAATGGAGTTCTTGGAAAGAATTCAATCAACGAAAAAGGAATGGATTTGGttgaaaatcatattaaaaagGTATTAAAAGAATCTCCGactgatattaaaataaaaaatgatataacagAAAGTAATACAATGCAGACAGAAGTATCCGAAGATACGTTAATTGAAGCTCCtagaggaataaaaagagcAGCTAGTGAATCTGATGAGATGGATGCAAAGAAACCAAAATATTCTAATGGCACTACGTCGCCTGATCCTGCTGTTGATTCAACAACCGCTGAATCTACTGTATCCAGTATAAAATCggaagaacaagaagatgACAAAGACAGTGAAAAAGCAACAGTTTCATCTACTGCTGCAAATCTTTACGCAGCTCTTGCTGCTGATTGCATAGAAGATGAAACTGATCTCGATGAACAAGTGAACGTTAACAAGGAAGAACCTTCTTCAATCGTGAAACAAACGCCTCGCATATTTATTAGACAAATTAGTCAGCAACAACaccaacagcaacagcagcagaagctgcagcagcagcagcaacagcaacagcaacagcaacaacaacaacaaccacaATCACAGCAAC ATCAACAGCAGCATCAACAGCAGCATCAACAACAATTGATAGTAGCGACTCCACGACAAATAGTTGTTCAGCAAACGATTCAATCAAATAATCAGGTTATAATTCCTGCTACGTCCGTTAAAGGAAGACAAGCGCAAACACAGCCACAAGTTCTGTTACAACAAAGTGCGGGAGGGCAGCTGCAATATGTCGTATCTGGTGGTGTTCCTGGACAAAACTATGTGTTGGCTCAACCACAAACAGCTTTAGTACAAGGGCAAGCACAGACAGTTCTCGTTGCTCAAACAACCCAACAACAAGGCACTGGCACAAaaactattataattttacagcCACAAGCTGCGCCTCAACCAACACCACAAAAAATGGTAGCTGTTACACCTCAAGGACAACAAGTTGTTGTAACTCAGGTTCCACGTCCTATTTTACAAAGTCCAGCTCTTGGAAATATTCCTCCTCCGTTGGTACCTACGTCAGCCACAATTCCACAGACTTCCATAATAGTTAATAGTTCTGTAGCACAAACTAATCCAAATACTGTAACTGTTACGATACCTGCGATGGCTCAACAGAATCCAGTGTCTGCTAGTGTACCATCGAGGGTCGTAACACCAACTCCTGCTTCGACTCCACCACCTACAAGACCAACTACGCCTCACCAAGCAGCAGCGACACATGGACATTCAGTTAAACCAACAATAAAGGCTATAAAAACTGTAAGTTCTTCGACTTCAACAGAGCCAGAATCGAAACCTTCTACGAGTCAACTTCCATCTGAGAATAAAACTATCACTATTAAAATTGATCCTAACGCATATCTGTGTGAATGGCGAGGTTGTCTAAG GCAATTTAAAACTCCCCATGAAGTTTTTCTTCATGTGTGTGAAATTCATTGTCCAACTGGCGGAGAAGAAATATTGTGCTTATGGGGCAGTTGCGATGCTTTAAAGAGACGTCGATTCTCTTTAATGACGCATTTATTCGATAGGCACTGTAATTCTGAT GCAATGACTCTtagaagaaaacaattaacAGTGACTGGAAAAACTGAAGTATCTACGTCCACTCCCTCAACGCCTCATCACCCTGGATATGCACCGAATGCAGCATTCCATGCCATTAAAAGACATGCTTTGGAATTCGTGAATCCTAAGGAATTGATG CAGAGGCCAACCAAGCCCGCTGCAGCCACTTCAAGCTCTTCTTCTCCCAGACCTGGGCAAAACCCTCCACCAGAACAG GATGACAACGAAGGTCCAGTGACCAAAAGTATTCGCCTGACGGCAGCTCTTATTCTCAGAAACCTAGTCATATACTCAACACATGGTAGAAG gcATCTTAGAGCATATGAACCTCATTTGGCAGGTGTGGCATTAAGTAATGTTGAATCATCAAGAACGATCGCACAAGTTTTATACGATATGAATGATCAGAGCAGTAGTAGTCATAGGTGA